AGCATCCGCCCCGGCTGCGTTAGCGTGCCGCGGCCGATGGTGAGGCGCAGGCAAAAGGCTCGCTGCCACCCTGCCAACGTAGCCAGACAGGTTTCTTCGGCGTCAAAAACCGGATTCCACATGAGTGAACCATAGCCAAACACCCAGACAGGACAGCTATTTGGCCGGAGCGCCAGCGTCCTGTCCAACGAGTCAGCCCGCTGTTGCGGGGTGAGCAGTAAGGTTTCTTCAATACAACCAAAAGACGTTCTACAATCTGCTTTCTGCAAAAAATCGCGTGTTAACACTACTTACTACCCCCAACCTTACTCTTTTGCTGCTCGTCAGATCGGCTCTCGCCCTGCGTGTAAAAATCTAACTGCTTCATCTGCTTAATTTTACAACACTATGGATCTTGAGGTTATTCATTTATGGCTTTGCAATCAAGTTTGATACTAGTCACAAAAACAGAAAAAGTTCGTGATAATGTTTCACTCACGAAAAATTCCGCTGTTGTATCAACTAATCGGCAACTCGCCGTTAGACTTGACGCATTCCTGATACAAACCTCATTTTTGTGACGTCAGGAGCCTGTCGTACGTTTGATGTGAAAGCTCTCGACGCCAATGAAACGTATCGGCGGCAACAAGAATAATAACGGATAGACATCAAATGATAATAATTATCATCTCGTGTTATTATCATCCTTAATTTGGAATCGACTATCCACGGAGACACTAAATGGCAACGCCGCGTCAGCCTGTTTTAGTTCAGGTTAAACACATCCACGATATTTCCCCTCATTTACGCTGCATTACTTTCCATCATGGCGCGCTACGCGATTATCCGACCGAGCGATACGGTGCACACATCAAGCTCTTTTTGCCTCAGGCTGGACAGCAAAAACCGGTTCTGCCCGCGATTGGCGAACGCGGCCCGATCTGGCCAGAGGGCGAAGCTCGCCCCATCGTTCGCACCTATAGCGTCCGCGCGTTGCGCCCAGAGGATGCGGAGCTGGATATGGTTTTCGCGCTGCATGAGCACGCTGGGCCTGCCGTCACCTTTGCCCGTCAGGCACAGCCCGGCGACTGGGTCGGTATTTCACAACCCGGAGGCCCGCTCCCGATGCTGCCGCCAGCGGCCGCTTATTATCTGGCAGCTGACCCGTCATCGTTCCCCGCGCTCATGGCGCTGCTGGAGAATCTGCCTGATGACGCAACGGGGCATGCGGTCATCCGTGTCGACAGCGAGGCTGATAAGCTTGATATCGCGAAACCAGCACAGCTTCAACTGCACTGGATTATCGGCGGAACGGACGTGACCGACGCATTGTTGCAGCGGTTTCAGGCACTTCCGTCGGCTGAAAATGCGTTTTACTGGTTAGCGGGTGAGGATCGTATCGTGGTTCAGCTTCGTCGCCACGTGCGTCGCGAACGCGGGGGTGAGCGAAATCAGATGTATGCCGTGCCTTATTGGCGAGAAGGGCTAAATGAAGAGGATTATCATCATAAACGTCACGATATTATGGATAATCCTGACGAATAACCACAAAAAATACATTTGATATTATCATGATAGGGAGAAGACACGTAGATTCTCCCTTTTCATTTAAATTTAGGCGCAAAGCGTAAAAATCCGTAAAACTTCCCGCATCAATATGACAATCTGTTATCATATTTTTCGTTTTATTACGTTATAACTACTTTTTAGTAACCTTTTGCTGTTTATTGTTGTTCTACCCTTAACAAAGGGCTTACGACCACAATAAATCGCTTT
The nucleotide sequence above comes from Pectobacterium brasiliense. Encoded proteins:
- a CDS encoding siderophore-interacting protein, producing MATPRQPVLVQVKHIHDISPHLRCITFHHGALRDYPTERYGAHIKLFLPQAGQQKPVLPAIGERGPIWPEGEARPIVRTYSVRALRPEDAELDMVFALHEHAGPAVTFARQAQPGDWVGISQPGGPLPMLPPAAAYYLAADPSSFPALMALLENLPDDATGHAVIRVDSEADKLDIAKPAQLQLHWIIGGTDVTDALLQRFQALPSAENAFYWLAGEDRIVVQLRRHVRRERGGERNQMYAVPYWREGLNEEDYHHKRHDIMDNPDE